A portion of the Periophthalmus magnuspinnatus isolate fPerMag1 chromosome 2, fPerMag1.2.pri, whole genome shotgun sequence genome contains these proteins:
- the LOC117383076 gene encoding male-specific lethal 3 homolog isoform X2 yields MNSRGIKYLFHKGERVLCFEPDPTKAKVLYDAKVLDVLIGTDEHGRRVPKYLIHFNGWNRSWDRWAAEDHVLSDTEENRKLQRKLARKALGRMKKKAWAKRRRRQSGSKTVLKTLPKEEDSDDACLISSSSSDSSDADDSDPESSNSGDSAFSEDINKMRVEPDISVKRECEEKAVHVDISIPDILKKKLEDDCFYINKRKKLVMVPCQTNVVHILESYVKHFAINKAFMANERYRRQQASQNTVPQPVSPEKSEDLCKEMVDGLRITFDFTLPMILLYPCEQAQFKKVSSSRLFMTINENSPSSSNVQRERSPSPPVHNPPTPQSTDSQPALSDVSTATPTTATTGNPTPKRRRHPDMDCINFQSQSLRRSTRNTSGGDRPAEGSSGETPVHSGSSSPLPLTPNKERAGPFYGLESRRNNELNEVLSWKLTPDNYPMNDQPPPPSYLYGSQHLLRLFVKLPDILGKMQIPERNLRALIKHLEQFLRFLAEFHEDFFPESAYVSASEAHYSMKQPRPIY; encoded by the exons ATGAATTCGCGGGGAATAAAATATCTCTTCCATAAAGGAGAACGTGTGCTGTGTTTCGAACCTGATCCCACCAAAGCCAAAGTGTTGTATGACGCAAAG gTTCTGGATGTGTTGATTGGTACAGACGAACATGGAAGGAGAGTCCCCAAGTACTTGATTCATTTCAATGGTTGGAATAGAAG CTGGGATCGCTGGGCTGCAGAAGATCATGTCCTAAGTGACACAGAAGAAAACAGGAAATTACAACGTAAATTGGCTCGTAAAGCTCTAGGGCGCAT GAAGAAAAAGGCATGGGCGAAGAGGCGCCGTCGTCAATCTGGTTCTAAAACTGTTCTGAAGACTCTGCCTAAAGAGGAGGACAGCGACGATGCGT gtttgatttcttcttcctcctccgaCAGCTCAGACGCAGACGATTCTGACCCTGAATCTTCAAATAGTGGAGATAGCGCTTTCTCTGAGGATATCAACAAAATG AGGGTTGAACCAGACATCAGTGTAAAGCGGGAGTGTGAAGAAAAGGCTGTCCATGTTGATATAAGCATCCCTGATATTCTCAAGAAAAAACTGGAGGATGACTGCTTTTACATCAACAAGAGAAAGAAG CTGGTGATGGTGCCATGTCAGACAAACGTTGTGCACATTTTGGAGTCTTATGTCAAACACTTCGCTATAAACAAAGCCTTTATGGCCAATGAGAGGTACAGACGACAGCAGGCCTCCCAGAACACTGTCCCACAACCTGTCTCTCCTGAAAAGAG TGAGGACCTGTGTAAAGAAATGGTGGATGGTCTGAGGATCACGTTTGACTTCACATTACCCATGATCCTCTTGTATCCATGTGAACAAGCGCAGTTCAAAAAAGTCAGCTCCTCGCGACTCTTCATGACCATCAACGAAAACTCTCCTTCCTCCAGCAA TGTTCAGAGGGAGCGGAGTCCTAGCCCTCCAGTACACAACCCTCCCACTCCTCAGTCCACAGACAGTCAGCCTGCGCTCAGTGATGTCTCCACTGCAACGCCCACCACTGCCACGACTGGTAACCCCACCCCCAAACGGCGGAGGCACCCTGACATGGACTGCATCAACTTCCAGAGCCAGAGCCTGAGACGCTCCACCAGGAACACATCAGGAGGGGACCGGCCAGCGGAGGGCAGCAGTGGAG AGACTCCTGTCCACAGTGGTTCGTCCTCTCCGTTGCCCTTGACGCCGAACAAAGAGCGCGCTGGTCCCTTCTACGGACTGGAGAGCCGGAGAAACAACGAGCTCAATGAG GTTTTGAGCTGGAAGTTGACTCCTGATAATTACCCAATGAACGACCAACCTCCTCCACCATCTTATCTCTACGGATCACAGCACCTCCTAAGGCTTTTTG tcaAACTTCCTGACATCCTTGGAAAGATGCAGATCCCAGAGAGGAATTTGAGGGCTCTGATCAAACATTTGGAGCAATTTCTcag GTTTTTGGCCGAGTTCcatgaggactttttccctGAGTCTGCTTATGTGTCTGCGTCGGAAGCCCACTACAGCATGAAACAGCCCAGGCCAATTTACTGA
- the LOC117383076 gene encoding male-specific lethal 3 homolog isoform X1 encodes MNSRGIKYLFHKGERVLCFEPDPTKAKVLYDAKVLDVLIGTDEHGRRVPKYLIHFNGWNRSWDRWAAEDHVLSDTEENRKLQRKLARKALGRMKKKAWAKRRRRQSGSKTVLKTLPKEEDSDDACLISSSSSDSSDADDSDPESSNSGDSAFSEDINKMRVEPDISVKRECEEKAVHVDISIPDILKKKLEDDCFYINKRKKLVMVPCQTNVVHILESYVKHFAINKAFMANERYRRQQASQNTVPQPVSPEKSEDLCKEMVDGLRITFDFTLPMILLYPCEQAQFKKVSSSRLFMTINENSPSSSNVQRERSPSPPVHNPPTPQSTDSQPALSDVSTATPTTATTGNPTPKRRRHPDMDCINFQSQSLRRSTRNTSGGDRPAEGSSGGGGSATASPQTKRRIVDSPAQPKFFLNLDRKTPVHSGSSSPLPLTPNKERAGPFYGLESRRNNELNEVLSWKLTPDNYPMNDQPPPPSYLYGSQHLLRLFVKLPDILGKMQIPERNLRALIKHLEQFLRFLAEFHEDFFPESAYVSASEAHYSMKQPRPIY; translated from the exons ATGAATTCGCGGGGAATAAAATATCTCTTCCATAAAGGAGAACGTGTGCTGTGTTTCGAACCTGATCCCACCAAAGCCAAAGTGTTGTATGACGCAAAG gTTCTGGATGTGTTGATTGGTACAGACGAACATGGAAGGAGAGTCCCCAAGTACTTGATTCATTTCAATGGTTGGAATAGAAG CTGGGATCGCTGGGCTGCAGAAGATCATGTCCTAAGTGACACAGAAGAAAACAGGAAATTACAACGTAAATTGGCTCGTAAAGCTCTAGGGCGCAT GAAGAAAAAGGCATGGGCGAAGAGGCGCCGTCGTCAATCTGGTTCTAAAACTGTTCTGAAGACTCTGCCTAAAGAGGAGGACAGCGACGATGCGT gtttgatttcttcttcctcctccgaCAGCTCAGACGCAGACGATTCTGACCCTGAATCTTCAAATAGTGGAGATAGCGCTTTCTCTGAGGATATCAACAAAATG AGGGTTGAACCAGACATCAGTGTAAAGCGGGAGTGTGAAGAAAAGGCTGTCCATGTTGATATAAGCATCCCTGATATTCTCAAGAAAAAACTGGAGGATGACTGCTTTTACATCAACAAGAGAAAGAAG CTGGTGATGGTGCCATGTCAGACAAACGTTGTGCACATTTTGGAGTCTTATGTCAAACACTTCGCTATAAACAAAGCCTTTATGGCCAATGAGAGGTACAGACGACAGCAGGCCTCCCAGAACACTGTCCCACAACCTGTCTCTCCTGAAAAGAG TGAGGACCTGTGTAAAGAAATGGTGGATGGTCTGAGGATCACGTTTGACTTCACATTACCCATGATCCTCTTGTATCCATGTGAACAAGCGCAGTTCAAAAAAGTCAGCTCCTCGCGACTCTTCATGACCATCAACGAAAACTCTCCTTCCTCCAGCAA TGTTCAGAGGGAGCGGAGTCCTAGCCCTCCAGTACACAACCCTCCCACTCCTCAGTCCACAGACAGTCAGCCTGCGCTCAGTGATGTCTCCACTGCAACGCCCACCACTGCCACGACTGGTAACCCCACCCCCAAACGGCGGAGGCACCCTGACATGGACTGCATCAACTTCCAGAGCCAGAGCCTGAGACGCTCCACCAGGAACACATCAGGAGGGGACCGGCCAGCGGAGGGCAGCAGTGGAG GTGGAGGCAGTGCCACAGCGTCTCCTCAGACAAAACGCAGAATTGTTGACAGTCCAGCGCAGCCCAAGTTCTTCCTCAACCTTGACAGGA AGACTCCTGTCCACAGTGGTTCGTCCTCTCCGTTGCCCTTGACGCCGAACAAAGAGCGCGCTGGTCCCTTCTACGGACTGGAGAGCCGGAGAAACAACGAGCTCAATGAG GTTTTGAGCTGGAAGTTGACTCCTGATAATTACCCAATGAACGACCAACCTCCTCCACCATCTTATCTCTACGGATCACAGCACCTCCTAAGGCTTTTTG tcaAACTTCCTGACATCCTTGGAAAGATGCAGATCCCAGAGAGGAATTTGAGGGCTCTGATCAAACATTTGGAGCAATTTCTcag GTTTTTGGCCGAGTTCcatgaggactttttccctGAGTCTGCTTATGTGTCTGCGTCGGAAGCCCACTACAGCATGAAACAGCCCAGGCCAATTTACTGA